Below is a window of Hyalangium ruber DNA.
CCTCGGGCGTCCACGTCCGGGGCGGGGCCTTGATGTCCTCGGCCAGCGCCTTGATATCCTTGAACGTGAGCCGCTTCGCGTACGGCTGTGAGTACAGCACCTGGATGGCGGTGAGCTCGTCCTTGTGCTCCTCGATATACTTCTCAAAGGACTGCACCAGCCCACGCGCCTTCTCGGTGGCGGCGGCGTCGAAGCCCGCTCCCAGCACCGTGTCCACGCTGACCGTGTCGAGCGTCTGCTCGAAGCTGCGCTTGATGAAGGCGAGCTCGTTGCGCAAGTCCGGGTTCGCCGCCAGCGGAGCCACCGCCGCCCGAATAGCCACCTCCGCCGCCTGGGAGACCTGCGCCGCCGTGGGCTCTTCTCCGGTGAGCAGCTTGTTGGCCACCCGCGCCGCCTCGACGTGCCTGTCCGGATCCAGCGCCTCCACCAGCCCGCCCACCAGTTCTTCCAGCGACTTGCCGTGGGCCAACCCAGCGAGCCGCTCCTTCTCGGGCTTGCCCAACCGCTGATTCATCCGGGCCAGGCGACTGGCCAGCGAGGAGATGACATCGTGGTCCGTGCCACCGGCGGCCACCACCTGGAGCAGCTTGTCGAAGGCCACCGCGGGGTGCTTCTCCAGCGGGCGAGTATCGACGAAGTCGCTCTCACACATGCCCACGCAGTCTACGAGGATGAAGTGCGTCTTGGCGGGGGCGTCGGGCGTCACCGACTGAAGGTCACTCGGGCTGATGACGCGGACCCCGCGCCCCTTCATCTGCTCGAAGAAGTTGCGGCTCTTCACCGTGCGCATGAACATCACGATTTCCAGCGGCTTGATGTCGGTGCCGGTGGCGACCATGTCCACCGTCACGGCGATGCGCGGGTTGTAGGAGTTACGAAATGAGGAGAGCAGATCCTCGGGCTTGATGCCGGTGGACTTGTAGGTGATTTCTTCGACTTCCTTGCCGCCGGGCCCCTTCTTCTTCGTGACGATGCGAGCGGTCCCGGTGCGGTAGGTGATCTTCTCGCAGAACGCGTTGCCCTTGCCGAACTCCTCCCGGAGGACGCGGACGATGTCGTCGGCGTGGGAGTCGTCCTTGGCGAAGATGAGCGTCTTGGGGACTTCCTTGCGGCCGGGGAAGATCTCGGTGAAGAGCCGGTCCTTGAAGGTGCGGATGACGGTGCGCAGCTGGTCCACCGCCACCACGTCCCGGTCGAGCTGGCTGGCGGAGTAGCTCAGGTCCTCGTCAAGCTTCTGCCACCGGACGGCCCGGGACTCACGGTCGCGCTTGTCCACGAAGAGACCCGCATCCACCTTCGAGCCGCCCTCGGTGATACGGGTACGGATGCGGTACACGTCGAAGGGCACGTTCACGCTGTCGCCGACGGCGGCCTCGTGGCCGTACTCCATGACGAGGTTCTGGTGGAAGAAGCCGAGGGTCTGCTTGGAAGGCGTCGCGGTAAGGCCGATGAGGGACGCGTCGAAGTACTCCAGCACCTGGCGCCACAGGTTGTAGATGGATCGGTGAGCTTCGTCGGTCCACAGGAAGTCGAAGAACTCGACGGGGATGCTGGGGTTGTAGGGGACCGCGAGCGGCTGGGTGCTCAAGTCGGTAAGCGTGGTGAAGGCGGAGACTTCCTCGTCATCTTCCTTCAGCTCCTGGCCCGAGAGCATGGAGTAGACGCGCTGGATGGTCGCGATGCAGACCTTGGCCACCGGGTCGAGCTTGTTCGAGGTGAGGTGCTGGACGTTGTACAGCTCGTGGAACTTCCGGCCGTCGTCAGGAGTGACGTACTGCTGGAACTCCTTGAGCGTCTGGCGGCCGAGGTTGGCGCGGTCCACGAGGAACAGGACTCTCTTGGCTCCACCGAACTTGATGAGCCGGTAGATGGAGCTGACCGCGGTGAACGTCTTCCCGGAGCCGGTGGCCATCTGGATGAGGGCGCGCGGCTTGTCGGCGTACAGAGATGCTTCGAGGTTGCGCACGGCCTTGAGCTGGGCGGGCCAGAGGCCCTTGGGCTCGACGTCCGGCATCTGGCGGAGGCGCAGCCGCAGGGAGGAGGGCAGAAGACTGCGTGGCGCGGGCTTGCCGTTCTTGAGGGGGAGCAGCGGGGGTGGGTTCTGCTCTGGGTCGAGCCACTCGGCCAGTGTCTCGGGCTTGT
It encodes the following:
- a CDS encoding type I restriction-modification enzyme R subunit C-terminal domain-containing protein codes for the protein MPTPEAAARKNIDAALQSAGWHVQDFAELNLAAGLGVAVREFPLARGHGKADYALYVAGKLAGVVEAKKEGTLLTGIEVQSEKYARGVPPLIPAHVVPLPFLYESTGVETQFTNRLDPEPRSRRLFHFHKPETLAEWLDPEQNPPPLLPLKNGKPAPRSLLPSSLRLRLRQMPDVEPKGLWPAQLKAVRNLEASLYADKPRALIQMATGSGKTFTAVSSIYRLIKFGGAKRVLFLVDRANLGRQTLKEFQQYVTPDDGRKFHELYNVQHLTSNKLDPVAKVCIATIQRVYSMLSGQELKEDDEEVSAFTTLTDLSTQPLAVPYNPSIPVEFFDFLWTDEAHRSIYNLWRQVLEYFDASLIGLTATPSKQTLGFFHQNLVMEYGHEAAVGDSVNVPFDVYRIRTRITEGGSKVDAGLFVDKRDRESRAVRWQKLDEDLSYSASQLDRDVVAVDQLRTVIRTFKDRLFTEIFPGRKEVPKTLIFAKDDSHADDIVRVLREEFGKGNAFCEKITYRTGTARIVTKKKGPGGKEVEEITYKSTGIKPEDLLSSFRNSYNPRIAVTVDMVATGTDIKPLEIVMFMRTVKSRNFFEQMKGRGVRVISPSDLQSVTPDAPAKTHFILVDCVGMCESDFVDTRPLEKHPAVAFDKLLQVVAAGGTDHDVISSLASRLARMNQRLGKPEKERLAGLAHGKSLEELVGGLVEALDPDRHVEAARVANKLLTGEEPTAAQVSQAAEVAIRAAVAPLAANPDLRNELAFIKRSFEQTLDTVSVDTVLGAGFDAAATEKARGLVQSFEKYIEEHKDELTAIQVLYSQPYAKRLTFKDIKALAEDIKAPPRTWTPEALWRAYETLDKAKVRGAGGQRLLTDIVSLVRFALHKDRQLVPFTDQVEERFQNWLAQQENRGRKFSDEQRQWLALIKDHVAASFRIERDDFEDVPFNQKGGLGRVHQVFAGKLDELLEELNEVLVA